A single Primulina eburnea isolate SZY01 chromosome 11, ASM2296580v1, whole genome shotgun sequence DNA region contains:
- the LOC140805379 gene encoding uncharacterized protein codes for MAKGGQASNNQAVARASMEDSSSPFYLHNGYHPGLNLVSHALTGTNYNTWNRAMSMALTAKNKLGFVDGSFSQPPTDDLVYGSLLRCNSMVISWILNSVNREIADSLLYFPTAYEIWIDLQDRFQQINDPRIFQIKKLLNGLQQGSMDVSTYYTCMRTLWDELKEFQPVSVCKSGAIKDWINYHNQECSMQFLMGLNESYEQNQAQILMMDPLPIISKIFSLVMQEERQRSCEARGRRGRGVIAGAMRWHGK; via the coding sequence ATGGCCAAAGGTGGTCAAGCTTCGAATAATCAAGCTGTTGCTCGAGCATCAATGGAAGATTCAAGTAGCCCGTTCTATTTGCACAATGGTTATCATCCAGGATTGAATCTGGTGTCCCATGCTCTTACAGGTACGAATTATAATACCTGGAATCGTGCTATGTCAATGGCATTGACAGCCAAAAATAAGCTTGGATTTGTCGATGGTAGCTTCTCGCAACCTCCTACTGATGATCTTGTGTACGGATCTTTGTTGAGATGCAATAGTATGGTAATATCATGGATTTTGAACTCTGTTAATCGCGAAATTGCTGATAGTCTGTTGTATTTCCCGACGGCGTATGAGATCTGGATCGATCTGCAAGATCGCTTTCAACAGATTAATGATCCTCGCATCTTTCAAATAAAGAAATTGTTAAACGGATTGCAGCAAGGCTCTATGGACGTTAGTACATACTACACGTGCATGAGAACACTTTGGGATGAGCTGAAAGAATTTCAACCAGTTTCAGTGTGTAAGTCTGGAGCTATAAAGGATTGGATCAATTACCACAACCAAGAGTGCAGTATGCAATTCCTAATGGGGTTGAATGAGTCCTATGAGCAAAATCAAGCTCAAATTCTTATGATGGATCCTTTGCCTATCATCTCGAAGATTTTCTCATTAGTCATGCAAGAGGAGAGACAACGCtcctgtgaggcccggggccgaagagggcgaggggtgatcgccggtgccatgaggtggcacggaaaatga
- the LOC140805380 gene encoding uncharacterized protein — protein sequence MGRYSSIHTDVLSSPMNKSSTPFHSPHIASVKGTFGGKDGRGNKIDNRPMCSHCNITGHTMDKCYKIHGYPSGHPRHKTKQIDTKMHVNQVRGATCLPEKAVNHAGDALSPEHCKQRIAFLSSQLQIGCGPSSDSQQHENCEASVSCFSGTFPSYLNLISNIHRHWVLDTGATYHICCSLSMYHTSTPVSSKVTLPDSSNTPATHIGSVHLSPDHILEDVLCVPAFHFNLISISALTKYMHFSVSFSSDSCHIQFLTKGGMIGTGKQVGNLYVLDPPSLSPTLVSTQFGTKIKAFDQTMPMNSILMSSSGQKSQSLPNNDFFRDNVLPTQLEPIPSSTHGEHLPSTRSGRHSIQPSHLRDYHCFTVNSPIPSSTAYPLKNVLHDHRLSSSYRTFVNNISIVIEPQSYSQAVFFWSGVKPSRLVAKRYTQQEGIDYFETFSPVSTLVTVRSLLALAAVHGWHLMQLDVNNAFLHGDLSEEVYMYLPLGYQVKGESLPSHVVCKLHKSLYSLKQASRQWYTKFSSTLLRIVIATNDEAEARALKILFNDQFKLEDLSDLKYFLGIEVARLKRGIYICQRHYALQLLTDTGLLGCKPRTTPMDVNLKLTHDDGELLPDSFLYRKLVVYSVLKYIKGTAGQGLFNSSSSNLKLSLFIDSDWAACSDTRRSNFSGFCVLLGDSIISWKSKKQHTVSKSSAEAEYRSMANGTCEVVWMLCLLKDLHVHIDGPVALFSDSKSSIHIASNPIFHERTKHIEIDCHVVRERIQAGIIKVFYITSHLQLADIFT from the exons ATGGGGCGTTACAGCTCCATTCACACTGATGTGTTGAGTTCACCCATGAATAAATCCTCCACGCCTTTTCATTCACCTCATATTGCTTCTGTCAAAGGCACTTTCGGTGGTAAAGACGGACGAGGTAACAAAATTGATAATAGGCCTATGTGTTCTCACTGTAATATTACAGGTCACACTATGGACAAGTGTTATAAGATACATGGATACCCGTCGGGACATCCGAGGCACAAAACTAAACAGATTGACACTAAGATGCATGTTAATCAAGTTCGAGGTGCAACATGTCTTCCTGAGAAGGCCGTGAACCATGCTGGAGATGCATTGAGTCCAGAACATTGTAAACAGCGCATTGCATTCTTGAGTTCTCAACTTCAAATTGGATGTGGCCCTTCTTCAGATTCACAGCAGCATGAGAATTGTGAGGCCTCAGTTTCTTGTTTCAGTGGTACATTTCCTTCATACCTCAATCTCATCTCTAACATTCATAGACATTGGGTGTTAGACACTGGTGCCACTTACCACATTTGTTGCTCATTATCAATGTATCACACATCGACACCTGTTTCCTCTAAAGTCACTCTTCCAGACAGCTCCAATACACCAGCAACACATATTGGATCAGTTCATCTGTCTCCTGACCATATACTTGAGGATGTGTTGTGTGTCCCTGCTTTCCATTTTAATCTCATATCTATCAGTGCATTAACCAAATATATGCATTTTTCTGTGTCCTTTTCTTCTGATTCTTGTCACATTCAGTTTCTCACCAAGGGCGGGATGATTGGGACGGGTAAACAAGTTGGCAACCTATATGTTCTAGATCCACCAAGCCTATCTCCAACT CTGGTTTCCACTCAATTTGGAACCAAAATTAAGGCATTCGATCAGACAATGCCCATGAATTCAATTTTGATGAGTTCTTCAGGTCAGAAG AGTCAAAGCTTACCCAATAATGACTTCTTTCGTGATAATGTTTTGCCAACTCAACTTGAACCAATCCCTTCCTCTACCCATGGTGAACATCTTCCCTCTACTCGTTCCGGTAGACATTCAATTCAACCATCTCATCTGCGAGATTATCATTGCTTCACTGTCAATTCTCCCATTCCCTCTTCTACTGCATATCCATTGAAGAATGTGCTTCATGACCACAGATTATCTTCTTCTTATAGAACATTTGTCAACAATATATCTATTGTTATTGAGCCTCAATCATACTCTCAAGCTGTTTTTTTCTGGAGTGGCGTCAAGCCAT CTCGCTTGGTGGCCAAAAGATATACTCAACAAGAAGGGATTGACTACTTTGAGACATTTTCCCCTGTTTCCACGCTTGTCACCGTTCGAAGTTTGTTAGCTTTAGCTGCTGTACATGGCTGGCACCTAATGCAATTGGATGTGAACAATGCCTTCTTGCATGGTGATCTCTCTGAAGAGGTATATATGTACTTACCTCTTGGATATCAGGTCAAGGGGGAGTCCTTACCTTCTCATGTTGTGTGCAAGTTACATAAGTCCTTATACAGCCTCAAACAAGCATCGCGGCAATGGTATACCAAGTTCTCCTCAACTTTGCTTCGTATTG TTATAGCCACCAACGATGAGGCAGAAGCTAGGGCCTTAAAGATACTCTTTAATGATCAGTTCAAATTGGAAGACTTGAGTGATCTAAAATACTTCCTTGGAATTGAAGTTGCGAGATTAAAGCGTGGAATTTACATCTGTCAACGCCACTATGCTTTACAGCTGCTAACTGACACCGGCCTTCTTGGGTGCAAACCACGAACAACACCTATGGATGTTAATCTCAAACTTACACATGATGATGGTGAATTGCTTCCCGACTCATTTTTATATCGCAAGTTGGTAG TTTATTCGGTGCTCAAGTACATCAAAGGAACAGCTGGTCAAGGACTGTTCAATAGTTCATCATCCAATCTTAAGTTAAGTTTATTCATAGACTCTGATTGGGCAGCTTGCTCGGACACTCGCAGATCAAATTTTTCTGGCTTTTGTGTGCTTCTTGGAGATTCCATTATATCCTGGAAATCAAAGAAACAACATACAGTGTCTAAATCCTCAGCTGAAGCAGAGTATAGGTCCATGGCTAATGGTACTTGTGAAGTGGTCTGGATGCTATGTTTGTTGAAAGATTTGCATGTCCATATTGATGGTCCAGTGGCCTTATTCAGTGACAGTAAATCGTCCATACACATTGCTTCAAATCCAATCTTTCACGAACGAACTAAACACATCGAGATCGATTGCCATGTTGTACGTGAAAGAATACAAGCTGGCATTATCAAGGTTTTCTACATTACTTCTCATTTGCAATTGGCTGACATTTTCACATAA